The following proteins come from a genomic window of Flavobacterium eburneipallidum:
- a CDS encoding VanZ family protein has translation MLKKIFFCAALFWTGVILFFCLINANKIRQIAVPNFDKVIHAGFHFVFTALWFLFLKKKLNSVNSYRPLLLSLVLSFFFGILIELMQRYFTVTRNADVLDVVADVAGSLVVVLLVFLLNKYNGVVDKI, from the coding sequence GTGCTTAAAAAAATATTTTTCTGCGCAGCGCTATTTTGGACAGGTGTAATCTTGTTTTTTTGTTTGATAAACGCAAATAAAATTAGGCAAATTGCTGTCCCTAACTTTGACAAAGTGATTCACGCCGGTTTTCATTTTGTGTTTACAGCACTTTGGTTTTTGTTTTTAAAAAAGAAATTGAATAGTGTCAATAGTTATAGACCATTATTATTATCATTGGTTTTATCATTCTTTTTCGGAATTCTAATCGAGTTGATGCAACGTTATTTTACAGTAACCAGAAATGCAGATGTATTGGATGTAGTTGCTGATGTGGCAGGTTCTTTAGTAGTTGTATTATTGGTTTTTTTGTTGAATAAATACAATGGCGTTGTAGATAAAATATAA
- the gcvH gene encoding glycine cleavage system protein GcvH: MSIPANLKYTKDHEWVSIEGDIATIGITHFAQKELGDIVYVEVETLDQTLEKDEVFGTVEAVKTVSDLFLPLTGEIFAFNEELESTPENVNTDPYGAGWMIKVKIADPAEIETLLSDEAYKELIGA; this comes from the coding sequence ATGAGCATCCCAGCAAATTTAAAGTACACAAAAGATCACGAATGGGTAAGTATTGAAGGCGATATAGCCACAATAGGAATCACTCATTTTGCACAAAAAGAGTTAGGAGATATTGTGTATGTTGAAGTAGAAACTTTAGATCAAACTTTAGAAAAAGACGAAGTTTTTGGAACTGTTGAGGCAGTAAAAACCGTTTCTGATTTGTTTCTTCCACTAACGGGTGAAATTTTTGCCTTTAACGAAGAATTAGAAAGCACTCCCGAAAATGTAAATACTGATCCTTATGGAGCAGGTTGGATGATTAAAGTAAAAATCGCTGATCCAGCTGAAATCGAAACCTTGCTTTCTGATGAAGCATACAAAGAACTGATAGGTGCTTAA
- the ruvA gene encoding Holliday junction branch migration protein RuvA produces the protein MIAHLQGKLVEKSPTQVVIDCGGVGYHVNISLHTYSLLPNTDFIKLFTHLQIKEDAHTLFGFVEKSEREIFRLLLSVSGIGASIARTMLSSLDPKQIANAIGSGDVVTIQSIKGIGVKTAQRVILDLKEKMLKLYDIDEVSMSQSNTNRDEALSALEVLGFVRKTSEKVVERIVKEAPESSVEYIIKQALKNL, from the coding sequence ATGATAGCACATTTACAGGGAAAATTAGTAGAAAAATCACCTACACAAGTGGTTATTGATTGTGGCGGAGTTGGGTACCATGTGAATATTTCGTTGCATACCTATTCTTTACTTCCCAATACTGATTTTATTAAATTATTTACCCATCTTCAAATTAAGGAAGATGCACATACCTTATTTGGTTTTGTAGAAAAATCCGAGAGAGAAATTTTTAGATTATTACTTTCTGTCTCTGGAATTGGAGCCAGTATCGCTCGAACGATGCTATCCTCATTAGATCCCAAACAAATTGCCAATGCTATTGGTTCTGGAGACGTGGTTACGATTCAGTCTATAAAAGGAATAGGAGTTAAAACGGCTCAAAGAGTAATACTGGATTTGAAAGAAAAAATGTTAAAACTCTATGATATAGACGAAGTTTCGATGTCGCAAAGCAATACAAATCGAGATGAAGCGTTATCTGCCTTGGAGGTATTAGGATTTGTTCGCAAAACTTCCGAAAAAGTGGTAGAAAGAATTGTCAAAGAAGCTCCAGAGAGTTCGGTTGAATATATTATTAAGCAAGCTTTAAAAAACTTATAA
- the sprA gene encoding cell surface protein SprA — translation MRKYYTLLLVVFGGFVSQAQVEPVVQDTTKTGYSTGKIQVKDPQSILKSYTYDPVTGMYVYAKTVDGFPTDYPAILSPKEYEDLARKIAMRNYFKQKLDAIEGKKDGSEEAKKDLLPRYYVKSGLFETIFGSNTIDVKPTGSVEMDFGVRYTKQDNPAFSPRNRSTTAFDFNQRISMSLMGKVGTRLGVNVNYDTQSTFAFQNLIKLEYTPTEDDIIQKIEVGNVNMPLNSSLIRGPQSLFGVKTKLQFGKTSITGVFSEQKSQTKTVVAEGGGTIQDFEMFALDYDSDRHFFLSQYFRNKYDSALRGYPFIDSRVQISRLEIWVTNKQNRVNATTGNNLRNVIALQDLGEAQLTGLQDSEVVVLNPSAGMFNNAPDSPADNSNNKYDPTKIGQAGSLLNNNIREIATSGSGFNTTVSEGADYSKLENARKLTAAEYTFHPQLGYISLQQRLANDEVLAVAYQYTIGDQVYQVGEFGNDGVDATVVTGTTPADQAVISQSLVLKMLKSNLTNVKNPVWNLMMKNIYQIPGAYQLTQENFRFNILYTDPSPINYITPVLGSDFPSNPTAGNEVAETPLLKVFNLDKLNFNNDPQTGGDGFFDFMQGMTVDTQNGRIIFTTKEPFGELLFSKLSIGGEDYKNPSSYNANQRKYVFQNMYAETQAKALQDSDKNKFLLRGKYKSSGGDGIPIGAFNVPRGSVVVTAGGRVLVEGIDYSVNYQLGRVQILDPSLQASNTPISVSLENNSIFGQQTKRFFGINVEHQITDKFMVGATFLKLNERPFTQKSSFGQESVNNNIFGFNTNFSSEVPFLTRLVNKLPNMDTDVPSNISVRGEVAFLKPEAPKGNAFQGESTIYVDDFEGSQSTIDMRSAYAWSLASTPTNLNAKEPTDYEFNGAANDLTYGFKRAKLAWYTIDPVFYTQKPSGISNDDLSLNSTRRIFSQELYPLTDIAAGQTQVINTLDLTYFPRERGPYNNNSSFATAPKDNFGGIMRSLNSTNFEQGNVEYIQFWVLDPYVGAGQVTPTNTGKIYFNLGEISEDVLKDGRKQYENGLGADQIMVNPQPQWGDVPASQSLIYAFDTDTTNRTNQDVGLDGLPSSREGAIYNNFASEPDPAADNYTYFLNTSGSVINRYKNYNGLEGNSAVNINDANRASTSLPDVEDINRDNTMNTINAYYEYSIDMRPNMDVGQNYITDVRNTQVTMDNGAVTNARWIQFKIPIAQPDNTIGNISDFRSIRFMRMFMTDFDEEITLRFGSLDLVRGDWRRYTSSLDPNDLIIDDDGTNLDVLAVNLQENDDRCPINYVVPPGVRQEQLYNNNTVIDQNEQSLSLRVSGDGLEPEDSRAVFKNVSVDIRQFKKLKMFLHAESLPGEIALSDDQMIGFIRFGNDFTQNFYQIEIPLKVTSPGANCAKLSAETVWPVENEIDISLALLTQLKILSKKIDPSSLPADGIYYQNEDELDPSLSGKVNKLRLGIKGNPNFGLIRNLMLGVKSDADHQDTKGEVWFNELRVADMDNSGGMAAVLNVDTNLADFATISATGRMSTIGFGALEEGPNERSREDVKQYNIVTNLSLGKLLPPKWRITLPFNYAIAEETITPEYDPFNQDIRLKQLLDNTTDAAERANITNRAVDYTKRRSINFIGVRKERGEEQKPHVYDPENFTLSQSYNEVERHDYEIEDYVDQQSNTAVDYAYSFQPKTVEPFKKTKFMKKSSYWKLLSDFNFNYLPSSINFNTNINRQYNRQQFRQVEVEGIGIDPLYRRNFAFNYQYGFNYNLTKSLKLNYTASSTNIVKNYMNEFNEPIDSFTIWDSYLDVGTANQHMQQLVVNYQIPIDKIPVFSFIKANYSYTGDYSWQRASIALSSYTATDGTTYDLGNTVQNAASHTLNATFSMDTFYKYIGLTKTSQLKAKPKTALPKPGEKIANTNVAVAKENTFMNGLIGVLTSVKNIQASYIKNSGTVLPGYTPSLGFFGSSKPTLGFIFGSQDDVRYEAARNGWLTTYQEYNQNFTQVTNEVFKTTANIDLFPDFKIDLTLDRSLSDNYSEQYDVSTNGIYNPRSPYSYGNFSISTVMIKTAFSASDEFSSTAFDDFRTNRLIVANRLATARGIDITNPGNIDAEGYPIGFGKNNQAVLLPAFLAAYSGGDASSTSLGIFKNIPIPNWSIKYNGLMRYAFFKKNFKRFSLQQNYRASYTVNNFRSNFEFDKEPGGVDASGNFLNKTIMSNVNLVEQFNPLIRVDFELINSLKILTEVKKDRALSMSFDNNLLTEVKGIEYIVGMGYRIKDVVFSSRLADNPTGIIKSDVILRADMSYRNNQTIVRYLDYDNNQLAGGQNVWSLKLTADYSFSKNLTAIFYYDHAFSQAVISTSFPLTNIRSGFTLRYNFGN, via the coding sequence GTGCGTAAATATTATACCCTACTGTTGGTTGTGTTTGGCGGATTTGTGTCACAAGCCCAAGTAGAACCAGTGGTTCAGGACACCACAAAGACAGGATATTCTACTGGTAAAATTCAAGTCAAAGACCCGCAAAGTATTCTTAAATCTTATACTTATGATCCTGTTACTGGAATGTATGTTTATGCTAAAACTGTGGACGGATTTCCAACTGATTATCCTGCCATTTTAAGTCCAAAAGAATACGAAGATTTAGCTAGAAAGATTGCGATGCGCAATTATTTCAAACAGAAATTAGACGCTATCGAAGGAAAAAAAGACGGAAGTGAAGAGGCTAAAAAAGATTTATTACCCAGATATTACGTAAAATCAGGACTTTTTGAAACTATTTTCGGAAGCAATACCATTGATGTAAAGCCAACAGGTTCTGTCGAAATGGATTTTGGTGTTCGTTATACCAAGCAAGATAATCCCGCATTTTCGCCTAGAAATCGATCTACAACTGCTTTCGATTTCAATCAAAGAATTAGCATGAGTTTGATGGGAAAAGTAGGAACTCGATTAGGAGTTAATGTCAATTATGATACCCAATCTACTTTTGCTTTTCAAAATTTAATCAAACTAGAATATACACCAACCGAAGACGATATTATTCAAAAAATTGAAGTCGGAAACGTAAATATGCCTTTGAATAGCTCTTTAATCAGAGGCCCTCAAAGTTTATTTGGAGTAAAAACGAAATTGCAATTTGGCAAAACATCCATAACAGGCGTTTTTTCAGAACAAAAATCACAGACTAAAACCGTTGTTGCCGAAGGAGGAGGAACGATTCAGGATTTTGAAATGTTTGCCTTGGATTATGATAGCGACCGACACTTCTTTCTTTCGCAATATTTCAGAAATAAATACGATTCCGCTTTAAGAGGTTATCCTTTTATTGATAGTAGAGTTCAGATTTCAAGATTGGAAATATGGGTAACCAACAAACAAAATCGTGTCAATGCAACTACAGGTAACAACCTACGAAATGTTATAGCATTACAGGATTTAGGAGAAGCGCAATTAACTGGATTGCAAGATAGCGAAGTGGTAGTTTTAAACCCTTCGGCAGGAATGTTTAATAATGCTCCAGACTCTCCTGCAGATAACTCCAATAATAAATATGATCCCACAAAAATAGGTCAAGCAGGCAGTTTATTAAACAATAACATTCGTGAAATTGCTACTTCTGGTTCTGGTTTTAACACTACGGTTAGCGAAGGAGCAGATTATTCGAAATTAGAAAATGCCAGAAAATTAACTGCTGCCGAATATACATTTCATCCGCAATTAGGATATATTTCCTTGCAACAAAGATTGGCTAATGACGAAGTTCTTGCAGTTGCATACCAATACACTATTGGTGACCAAGTATATCAAGTGGGGGAATTTGGAAATGACGGTGTAGATGCAACGGTTGTAACAGGAACTACGCCAGCAGACCAAGCTGTTATTTCACAAAGTTTAGTGTTGAAAATGCTAAAAAGCAACTTGACCAATGTTAAAAATCCAGTGTGGAATTTGATGATGAAAAATATTTATCAAATCCCAGGAGCCTATCAGTTGACACAAGAAAATTTCAGATTCAACATTCTTTACACTGATCCTTCGCCAATCAATTATATCACGCCAGTATTAGGAAGTGATTTTCCTTCGAATCCAACTGCTGGAAATGAAGTTGCGGAAACCCCTTTGTTGAAAGTCTTCAATTTAGACAAATTGAATTTCAACAATGACCCTCAAACTGGCGGTGATGGTTTCTTCGATTTTATGCAAGGAATGACTGTTGATACTCAAAACGGTCGCATTATATTCACTACCAAAGAACCTTTTGGAGAATTATTGTTTTCTAAATTGTCTATTGGAGGAGAAGATTATAAAAATCCAAGTTCCTATAACGCCAATCAAAGGAAATACGTGTTCCAAAATATGTATGCCGAGACACAGGCCAAAGCATTGCAAGACAGTGATAAAAACAAATTCCTTTTGCGAGGAAAATACAAATCTTCTGGTGGCGACGGAATTCCAATTGGGGCATTCAACGTACCTAGAGGTTCGGTAGTCGTTACGGCTGGAGGAAGAGTTTTAGTAGAAGGAATCGATTATAGCGTGAATTATCAATTGGGAAGAGTGCAAATTCTAGACCCATCATTGCAAGCATCGAATACACCAATTAGTGTGTCTTTGGAAAACAATTCAATTTTCGGACAACAAACCAAACGCTTTTTCGGAATTAATGTAGAACACCAAATCACCGATAAGTTTATGGTGGGAGCTACGTTTTTGAAATTGAATGAAAGACCATTTACTCAAAAATCAAGCTTTGGACAGGAATCAGTAAATAATAATATTTTTGGATTCAATACTAATTTTTCATCCGAAGTTCCTTTTTTAACTCGATTGGTCAATAAATTACCGAATATGGATACAGATGTACCGTCTAATATTTCGGTACGTGGTGAAGTCGCTTTTTTGAAACCAGAAGCACCAAAAGGAAATGCTTTTCAAGGAGAATCTACTATTTATGTAGATGATTTTGAAGGGTCACAATCTACCATCGATATGCGTTCGGCTTATGCTTGGAGCTTGGCTTCTACACCAACCAATCTAAATGCTAAAGAGCCTACAGATTATGAATTTAATGGTGCTGCCAATGATTTGACTTATGGTTTCAAGAGAGCTAAATTAGCTTGGTACACCATTGATCCTGTATTTTATACTCAAAAACCATCGGGAATTTCAAATGACGATTTATCTTTGAATAGTACTCGAAGAATTTTCAGCCAAGAATTGTATCCGCTTACGGATATTGCAGCCGGACAAACACAGGTCATAAACACCTTGGACTTGACTTATTTCCCAAGAGAAAGAGGGCCTTATAACAATAATTCGAGTTTTGCTACAGCTCCTAAAGATAATTTTGGAGGAATTATGCGATCTTTAAATTCAACCAATTTCGAACAAGGAAACGTAGAATACATTCAGTTTTGGGTATTGGATCCGTATGTAGGAGCTGGACAAGTTACCCCAACCAATACTGGGAAAATTTATTTCAATCTTGGAGAAATTTCAGAAGATGTCTTGAAAGATGGTAGAAAGCAATACGAAAACGGATTGGGAGCAGATCAAATCATGGTCAATCCACAACCACAATGGGGAGATGTTCCTGCTTCGCAATCGTTGATTTATGCTTTTGATACCGATACTACTAATCGTACTAATCAAGATGTTGGTTTAGATGGTTTGCCAAGTTCAAGAGAGGGAGCAATTTATAACAACTTTGCATCCGAACCCGATCCAGCTGCCGATAATTATACTTATTTCTTGAATACTTCTGGAAGTGTTATAAATAGATATAAAAATTATAATGGGCTCGAAGGGAATTCAGCGGTGAACATAAATGATGCCAATAGAGCTTCTACTTCTCTTCCAGATGTGGAAGATATTAATAGAGATAACACCATGAATACCATCAATGCGTATTATGAATATAGTATTGATATGAGGCCTAACATGGATGTTGGTCAAAACTACATTACCGATGTTAGAAATACACAAGTAACCATGGACAACGGAGCGGTTACTAATGCCAGATGGATTCAATTTAAGATTCCTATAGCTCAACCTGACAATACCATTGGAAATATCTCTGATTTTAGATCCATCCGTTTTATGAGAATGTTCATGACTGATTTTGATGAGGAAATCACCTTGCGTTTTGGTTCATTAGATTTAGTCAGAGGTGATTGGAGACGATACACCAGTTCATTAGATCCGAATGATTTGATTATAGATGATGATGGAACTAATTTAGATGTATTGGCGGTAAATCTTCAAGAAAACGACGATAGATGTCCTATTAATTATGTAGTTCCACCGGGTGTACGACAAGAACAATTGTATAACAATAATACGGTTATCGATCAAAATGAACAATCCTTGTCTTTGAGAGTTTCAGGCGACGGATTAGAACCAGAAGATTCAAGAGCTGTTTTCAAAAATGTGAGTGTGGATATTCGTCAATTCAAAAAACTGAAGATGTTTTTACATGCCGAATCTTTGCCAGGCGAAATTGCATTAAGCGATGATCAAATGATTGGTTTCATCCGTTTTGGGAATGACTTTACCCAAAACTTTTATCAAATTGAAATTCCTTTAAAGGTGACTTCACCTGGTGCCAATTGTGCTAAATTGAGTGCAGAAACAGTTTGGCCAGTAGAAAATGAAATCGATATTTCATTGGCATTATTAACACAATTAAAAATCTTATCCAAAAAAATAGATCCAAGCTCGTTACCGGCCGATGGAATTTATTATCAAAACGAAGATGAATTAGACCCTTCTTTGTCTGGAAAAGTAAATAAATTAAGATTGGGTATCAAAGGAAATCCTAATTTCGGATTGATTCGGAACTTGATGTTAGGGGTCAAAAGTGATGCCGATCATCAAGACACCAAAGGGGAAGTTTGGTTCAACGAATTACGTGTTGCCGATATGGATAATAGCGGCGGTATGGCAGCAGTGTTGAATGTGGATACCAACCTAGCTGATTTTGCAACCATTTCTGCTACAGGTCGAATGAGTACGATTGGTTTTGGCGCATTAGAAGAAGGACCAAACGAAAGAAGTCGTGAAGATGTAAAGCAATACAATATTGTTACTAATTTGAGTTTGGGTAAATTATTGCCTCCAAAATGGAGAATTACTTTGCCGTTCAATTATGCTATTGCCGAAGAAACGATTACTCCAGAATACGATCCTTTTAACCAAGATATTCGATTAAAACAGTTATTGGATAATACTACTGATGCTGCTGAAAGAGCTAATATCACCAATAGAGCTGTAGATTATACCAAAAGAAGAAGCATCAATTTTATTGGAGTAAGAAAAGAAAGAGGTGAAGAACAAAAACCACATGTTTATGATCCTGAAAACTTTACGCTATCGCAATCATATAATGAGGTAGAACGTCACGACTATGAAATAGAAGATTATGTAGATCAACAATCCAATACTGCTGTGGATTATGCTTATAGCTTTCAACCGAAAACAGTAGAGCCTTTCAAGAAAACAAAATTCATGAAGAAAAGCAGTTACTGGAAGTTGTTGAGCGATTTCAACTTTAATTATTTGCCTTCTAGTATTAATTTTAATACCAATATTAATAGACAATACAACCGCCAGCAATTTCGCCAAGTAGAGGTTGAGGGAATTGGAATTGATCCTTTGTACAGAAGGAATTTTGCTTTTAACTATCAATATGGTTTTAATTATAATTTAACCAAATCATTAAAATTAAACTACACTGCTTCATCGACTAATATTGTAAAAAACTACATGAACGAGTTCAATGAGCCAATTGATAGTTTTACTATTTGGGACAGTTATTTAGATGTAGGTACTGCTAACCAACACATGCAACAGTTGGTCGTGAATTATCAGATTCCAATAGATAAAATACCCGTATTTAGTTTTATCAAAGCCAATTATTCTTATACGGGAGATTACAGTTGGCAAAGAGCTTCAATTGCATTGTCGAGTTACACAGCAACAGACGGAACGACTTATGATTTAGGAAACACGGTTCAAAATGCTGCATCTCATACTTTGAATGCCACGTTTTCTATGGATACTTTCTATAAGTATATCGGGTTGACCAAAACGTCTCAATTGAAAGCCAAGCCCAAAACTGCGTTGCCAAAACCAGGAGAGAAAATTGCCAATACCAATGTTGCTGTAGCAAAAGAAAATACTTTTATGAATGGTTTGATTGGTGTTTTGACCAGTGTGAAAAATATTCAGGCGAGTTATATTAAAAACAGCGGAACTGTTCTGCCAGGATACACACCTAGTTTGGGATTCTTCGGTTCGTCAAAACCTACACTTGGATTTATTTTTGGTAGCCAGGATGATGTAAGGTACGAAGCCGCCAGAAACGGTTGGTTGACTACTTATCAGGAATACAACCAGAATTTTACACAAGTAACAAATGAAGTGTTTAAAACGACAGCCAATATCGATTTGTTTCCTGATTTTAAAATTGATTTGACGTTGGATAGATCGCTTTCTGATAATTATTCCGAACAATATGATGTTAGTACTAATGGTATCTATAATCCAAGATCACCTTATAGTTATGGCAATTTCTCCATTTCGACTGTTATGATTAAAACGGCATTTTCTGCAAGTGACGAATTTAGTTCAACAGCATTTGACGATTTTAGAACTAATAGACTAATAGTCGCTAATAGATTAGCTACAGCTAGAGGAATTGATATTACAAACCCTGGCAATATCGATGCCGAAGGATATCCAATTGGATTTGGAAAAAACAATCAAGCCGTATTATTACCAGCCTTTTTAGCCGCTTATTCAGGTGGCGATGCTTCAAGCACTTCGCTTGGAATTTTCAAGAATATTCCAATACCAAACTGGTCTATAAAATACAATGGTTTGATGCGTTATGCTTTTTTCAAAAAGAATTTTAAGCGTTTCTCATTGCAACAAAACTATAGAGCTTCCTATACTGTTAATAATTTTAGATCAAATTTTGAATTTGATAAGGAACCAGGCGGAGTGGATGCAAGCGGTAACTTTTTGAACAAAACCATCATGTCTAATGTCAATTTGGTAGAACAATTTAATCCATTAATCCGAGTGGATTTTGAATTGATAAATTCATTGAAAATCCTGACTGAAGTAAAGAAAGACCGAGCTTTATCGATGAGTTTTGACAATAATTTATTGACCGAAGTAAAAGGAATCGAATATATAGTAGGAATGGGGTATCGAATTAAAGATGTGGTTTTCTCCTCCAGACTAGCTGATAATCCTACAGGAATTATCAAAAGTGATGTCATTTTAAGAGCCGATATGTCATATAGAAACAATCAAACTATTGTGCGTTATTTAGATTATGACAACAATCAATTGGCTGGCGGACAAAATGTTTGGTCGCTGAAATTAACTGCCGATTATTCGTTTAGCAAAAACCTAACGGCTATTTTCTATTACGATCATGCTTTTTCTCAAGCAGTGATTTCAACCTCATTTCCGTTGACTAATATTCGTTCTGGATTCACACTACGATATAATTTTGGAAATTAA
- a CDS encoding NADP-dependent malic enzyme, with translation MDKNSKRREALLYHAKPTPGKIQVVPTKKHATQRDLSLAYSPGVAEPCLEIAKDINNVYKYTSKGNLVAVISNGTAVLGLGDIGPEAGKPVMEGKGLLFKIFGGIDVFDIEIQTKDVEEFIQTVKNIAPTFGGINLEDIKAPESFEIERRLVEELNIPVMHDDQHGTAIISSAALLNALELAGKKAEDLKMVVSGAGSAALACADMYILLGVKLENILMFNSKGLLTKGNPALSDLQQKYAVDKPSMTLEEALVGADIFLGLSSGDIMSAEMLLSMADNPIVFAMANPNPEIAYNLAISTRKDVIMATGRSDHPNQVNNVLGFPYIFRGALDVRATKINEAMKMAAVRALAALAKESVPEQVNIAYGATKLTFGREYIIPSPFDPRLITVVAPAVAKAAMDSGVALNPIQDWNKYEEELLERMGSDNKMVRLIANRAKDDPKKIVFPEAEHLDVLKAAQIVSEEGIGFPVLLGNKKIILELKKELGFDAEVEIIDPKTSEEETRRNKFAKAYWKTRQRAGISLYDAQSLMRERNYFGAMMVNEGEADAIVTGYSRSYPSVVKPMLQLIERAPGVSLVATTNMMLTSRGPMFLSDTAININPSAEDLAKIAIMTANAAKMFGITPVIAMISFSNFGSSTNVSAAKVREAVAYLHKNHPDMIIDGELQADFALNPEMLKAKFPFSKLAGKKVNTLIFPNLESANITYKLLKELNNVDSIGPIMLGMGKPVHIFQLGASVEEMVNMAAIAVIDAQEKEKRKNKI, from the coding sequence GCCAAACCTACTCCGGGTAAAATTCAAGTAGTTCCAACCAAAAAACACGCTACACAACGTGATTTATCTTTGGCGTATTCGCCAGGTGTTGCCGAGCCATGTTTGGAAATTGCCAAAGACATCAACAATGTTTACAAATACACCTCAAAAGGAAATTTAGTAGCTGTAATATCCAATGGAACTGCGGTTTTAGGACTAGGAGATATTGGACCTGAAGCAGGAAAACCAGTAATGGAAGGAAAAGGATTACTGTTTAAAATCTTTGGAGGAATTGATGTATTCGATATTGAAATTCAAACCAAAGATGTTGAAGAATTTATTCAAACTGTTAAAAATATAGCTCCTACTTTTGGAGGAATTAATCTAGAAGACATTAAAGCACCAGAATCTTTCGAAATAGAAAGACGCTTGGTCGAAGAATTGAATATTCCAGTAATGCACGACGATCAACACGGAACAGCTATTATTTCATCGGCTGCATTGTTGAATGCTTTGGAATTAGCAGGCAAGAAAGCCGAAGATTTGAAAATGGTCGTTTCAGGAGCAGGTTCTGCGGCATTGGCTTGTGCGGATATGTATATTTTATTGGGTGTTAAGCTAGAAAATATTTTGATGTTCAATAGTAAAGGACTTTTGACGAAAGGCAATCCAGCTTTATCTGATTTGCAACAAAAATATGCTGTTGACAAGCCATCTATGACTTTGGAAGAAGCCTTGGTTGGTGCCGATATTTTCTTGGGATTGTCATCAGGCGATATCATGTCAGCGGAAATGCTTTTGTCTATGGCGGATAATCCAATTGTTTTTGCTATGGCAAATCCAAATCCAGAAATTGCTTACAACCTAGCTATTTCTACTCGAAAAGATGTGATTATGGCAACTGGTCGTTCCGACCATCCTAATCAAGTGAATAATGTTCTTGGTTTTCCTTATATTTTCCGAGGCGCATTAGATGTCCGAGCTACCAAAATTAACGAAGCTATGAAAATGGCTGCCGTTAGAGCTTTGGCAGCCTTGGCAAAAGAAAGCGTTCCAGAGCAGGTGAATATTGCTTATGGCGCTACGAAGTTGACTTTTGGTCGTGAATACATTATTCCATCGCCATTTGATCCTCGATTAATAACCGTTGTGGCTCCCGCTGTAGCAAAAGCCGCTATGGATTCTGGCGTAGCATTAAACCCTATTCAGGATTGGAATAAATACGAAGAAGAGCTCCTAGAACGAATGGGATCAGACAATAAAATGGTGCGATTGATAGCCAACAGAGCCAAAGATGATCCTAAAAAAATTGTGTTCCCTGAAGCAGAACATTTGGATGTATTGAAAGCTGCTCAAATTGTTTCGGAAGAAGGAATTGGTTTTCCTGTTTTATTAGGAAACAAAAAAATCATCTTGGAACTCAAAAAAGAACTCGGTTTTGATGCTGAAGTGGAAATTATAGACCCTAAAACTTCTGAAGAAGAAACTCGAAGAAATAAATTTGCTAAAGCCTATTGGAAAACCAGACAAAGAGCTGGGATTTCATTATATGATGCTCAAAGTTTAATGCGAGAGCGCAATTATTTTGGCGCAATGATGGTCAATGAAGGAGAGGCCGATGCTATTGTAACGGGTTATTCCAGAAGTTATCCATCGGTAGTAAAACCCATGTTGCAACTTATCGAAAGAGCACCGGGTGTTTCACTAGTAGCTACAACGAATATGATGCTAACCAGCCGTGGGCCAATGTTCTTGTCAGATACCGCAATTAACATCAATCCATCGGCAGAAGATTTAGCTAAAATTGCAATTATGACAGCAAATGCAGCCAAAATGTTTGGAATTACACCTGTAATTGCGATGATTTCATTCTCTAATTTTGGTTCTTCGACCAATGTTAGTGCTGCAAAAGTTAGAGAAGCAGTTGCTTATTTGCATAAAAACCATCCTGATATGATTATTGATGGTGAACTTCAAGCTGATTTTGCGTTGAATCCAGAAATGCTAAAAGCCAAATTTCCGTTCTCTAAATTAGCAGGAAAAAAAGTGAATACCTTGATTTTTCCGAATTTGGAATCGGCTAATATTACCTATAAACTCTTGAAAGAATTGAATAATGTGGATTCTATTGGGCCAATAATGTTAGGAATGGGAAAACCTGTTCATATCTTTCAGTTAGGAGCAAGTGTAGAAGAAATGGTTAATATGGCAGCAATTGCAGTGATTGACGCACAAGAAAAAGAAAAGAGAAAAAATAAAATCTAA